Proteins from a single region of Massilibacterium senegalense:
- a CDS encoding bifunctional ADP-dependent NAD(P)H-hydrate dehydratase/NAD(P)H-hydrate epimerase translates to MQIVTAEEMYAIDGYTMEEIGIHGPMLMENAGQSLVFHLLSYLKKEASIMVVIGMGNNGGDGFVVSRQLQTLGYSVDTWVMAPLEKLKGDALFHYHIYTRSGYTLYALEKEGMIAFEQALANHSFVIDAMLGIGVSGEIRSPYKEIIPLLNQAKAKVYAIDTPSGISANSGNVEMAVKATMTFTIQCYKRSAFLYPARDFYGQVIVCPIGIPEKAEYDKASACFLWDNERVQATLPTRQAYSHKGTYGKVLVVGGSNRMSGAVMMTTKSVLKAGAGLTTVAVPASIRPVLASHITEAMFIEAKEEKGYFAQELDVSFELFDTIVAGPGMGRESGCEKVVKQLLAIDRPLVLDADALFFVATQKEVLKMRQSPTVLTPHTGEMARLTGYDVSYINEHRFEVAKEFATTYQTYVLLKGPYTIVATPTGQLFVNPTGNAALAKGGSGDVLSGIIAAFLHQHEHVQHALSNACYLHGSVADDLVQLGYSPLSVVASDIIHHVPQMLAKISQS, encoded by the coding sequence GTGCAAATCGTAACAGCGGAAGAAATGTATGCCATCGATGGTTATACGATGGAGGAGATTGGGATTCATGGTCCGATGTTGATGGAAAATGCCGGGCAATCACTCGTTTTTCATTTGTTATCGTATTTAAAAAAAGAAGCATCTATTATGGTCGTAATTGGAATGGGGAATAATGGTGGCGATGGATTTGTCGTGAGTCGTCAACTGCAAACGCTTGGCTATTCTGTCGATACGTGGGTAATGGCACCTCTTGAAAAGTTAAAAGGGGATGCCTTATTTCATTATCATATTTACACTCGCTCGGGGTACACGCTTTATGCGTTAGAAAAAGAGGGAATGATCGCGTTTGAACAAGCACTTGCAAATCATTCTTTTGTGATTGATGCGATGTTAGGAATTGGTGTTAGCGGGGAGATACGCTCTCCTTATAAAGAAATCATTCCGCTCCTCAATCAAGCAAAAGCAAAAGTGTATGCCATTGATACACCAAGTGGTATTTCTGCGAATAGCGGGAATGTAGAGATGGCAGTGAAGGCTACAATGACGTTTACGATTCAATGTTATAAACGTTCCGCTTTTTTATATCCTGCTCGCGATTTTTACGGACAAGTTATTGTATGTCCAATCGGGATTCCGGAAAAAGCAGAGTACGATAAAGCGAGTGCATGTTTTTTATGGGACAATGAACGTGTGCAGGCAACGTTGCCTACTCGACAGGCTTATTCTCATAAAGGAACGTACGGAAAAGTGTTAGTCGTAGGCGGATCGAATCGAATGTCAGGCGCGGTGATGATGACGACAAAAAGTGTGTTAAAAGCAGGGGCTGGTTTAACGACAGTAGCAGTCCCAGCCTCCATACGTCCAGTACTAGCAAGTCATATTACAGAAGCGATGTTTATCGAGGCAAAAGAGGAAAAGGGCTATTTTGCACAAGAATTAGATGTTTCTTTTGAATTGTTTGATACGATTGTAGCAGGTCCAGGGATGGGGCGAGAGAGCGGATGTGAAAAGGTAGTCAAGCAACTGTTAGCCATTGACCGTCCGCTTGTTTTAGATGCAGATGCTTTATTTTTTGTTGCCACACAAAAAGAAGTATTGAAAATGAGGCAAAGCCCTACGGTTTTGACGCCACACACTGGGGAGATGGCTCGTTTAACTGGTTATGACGTTTCCTATATTAATGAACATCGTTTCGAAGTAGCGAAAGAATTTGCGACGACGTATCAAACATATGTTTTATTAAAAGGTCCTTATACGATTGTCGCCACGCCAACTGGGCAACTATTTGTGAACCCAACAGGAAATGCTGCGCTTGCAAAAGGGGGATCAGGAGATGTACTTAGCGGGATTATTGCCGCGTTTTTACATCAACACGAGCATGTGCAACATGCACTAAGCAACGCTTGCTATCTTCATGGATCGGTAGCGGATGACTTAGTTCAACTTGGTTACTCCCCTCTTAGTGTAGTGGCGAGCGATATTATTCATCATGTTCCACAAATGCTAGCAAAAATCTCTCAATCGTAA
- the acpS gene encoding holo-ACP synthase, which yields MIIGIGIDIMEIERIAAILKRTPRFPEKVLSPRELALFHELTSEKRQVEFLAGRFSAKEAFSKAYGTGIGKAIGFHDMEVLQDERGKPIIPFRDDIIVHVSISHSEHYVVAQVVLEKRNN from the coding sequence ATGATTATTGGAATTGGTATCGACATTATGGAAATAGAACGAATAGCCGCCATTTTAAAACGAACACCCCGTTTTCCAGAAAAGGTATTATCCCCTCGAGAACTGGCATTATTTCACGAATTGACGTCTGAAAAGCGGCAAGTAGAATTTTTAGCGGGGCGCTTTTCGGCAAAAGAAGCGTTTTCTAAAGCATATGGAACGGGAATAGGAAAAGCAATAGGCTTTCATGATATGGAAGTACTACAAGATGAACGCGGAAAACCAATCATTCCATTCCGAGATGACATAATTGTTCACGTATCTATTTCGCATAGTGAACATTATGTAGTTGCGCAAGTGGTCTTGGAAAAAAGGAATAATTAA
- a CDS encoding rhomboid family intramembrane serine protease, whose product MFIRNEDLKTYVRLYPIVSTIIIIHLILFLVIRIFPNGGLLLHFLSGDNYAITNGDYYRLITPIFVHYRFEHFLFNTFSLYLFGPALEQMIGKVKFSILYFSAGIVANVFSFLLHPLYYSHIGASGAIYGLFGAYLAIILFKLSYMSTNDKKLILILLFTGIVFSFFTPNVNILAHLFGLISGFFILPLLFMKKQKTIYYTPYENQTSYPRTKKRDKKTLSIAFWIVLMILVLLGILSR is encoded by the coding sequence ATGTTTATACGAAATGAAGATTTGAAAACATATGTACGTCTGTATCCAATTGTTTCTACCATTATCATCATTCATCTTATCTTATTTCTCGTTATCCGAATTTTCCCGAATGGCGGGCTATTGTTACATTTTTTATCGGGGGATAACTACGCCATCACAAATGGAGACTATTATCGCTTGATTACACCGATATTTGTCCATTATCGTTTTGAGCATTTTTTATTTAACACGTTTTCGTTATATTTATTCGGACCTGCTTTAGAACAAATGATAGGAAAAGTGAAATTTAGCATTCTTTATTTTTCTGCCGGTATAGTCGCCAATGTTTTTTCTTTTCTCTTGCATCCTTTATATTATAGCCATATCGGAGCTTCCGGTGCGATTTACGGTTTATTTGGAGCTTATCTTGCTATCATTCTCTTTAAGCTTTCGTACATGTCTACAAATGACAAAAAGTTAATTTTAATCCTTTTATTTACTGGAATTGTATTTAGCTTTTTCACACCAAATGTAAACATTCTTGCTCATTTATTTGGCTTGATTAGTGGCTTTTTCATTTTGCCACTGCTCTTTATGAAAAAACAAAAAACGATTTACTATACACCATATGAAAATCAAACAAGCTATCCACGCACAAAAAAAAGAGATAAAAAAACATTATCGATTGCTTTTTGGATAGTGTTAATGATTCTTGTCTTGTTAGGAATATTATCTAGATGA
- a CDS encoding PH domain-containing protein has product MTEKKRMHPITIVVSIVKSIKDGIIPLIFGFIFIMEKIGLPFFVLTILAFFIIIVVQNIVGWYRFTYRVEENEVRIEYGLFVKKKRYIPIERIQTINLTAGVFQRLVGVVKVEIETLGSSSDSSEGELTAIPKEDAETLRLLVKQEKQKNKKVEEIAEGQEKQVELEKTPKQVYKLSTKDLVVAAMTSGRVAFIAAVIGGFVLQVQDKIPERYVEKFYDGVYEQVVQLSVVLIIGLVLFVLFLTWIISIIGTMIRFGGFTLVRTKEDLHISRGLLEKVEVHVPISRIQGVSVSESLLRQPFGLATVQLHLVSAAADDEGSSERALLPIVKKRNVQAFLRDFLPEYYAEYELERVPKRALPRSLFRHLFYQAIVLGLIAYFVPYGGYGLLLLLPLAIQGYLAYRDRGYVIDGKYCVVQRRSFAHRELSIVELRKIHRVEMQQTYFQKRKQLATFSIYTPEHSFDVVDMEEIEALKIEDWFIHSYRKRVRKV; this is encoded by the coding sequence ATGACTGAAAAAAAACGCATGCATCCCATTACCATTGTTGTTTCCATTGTAAAATCAATCAAAGACGGGATTATCCCATTAATTTTTGGATTTATTTTTATTATGGAAAAAATAGGTTTGCCTTTTTTTGTTTTAACCATACTAGCTTTTTTTATCATTATTGTCGTCCAAAATATTGTTGGATGGTATCGTTTCACATACAGGGTAGAGGAAAATGAAGTAAGAATTGAATACGGATTGTTCGTGAAGAAAAAAAGGTACATTCCGATTGAACGAATTCAAACGATTAACTTAACCGCAGGGGTTTTTCAACGTTTAGTAGGTGTAGTCAAAGTAGAAATTGAAACGCTTGGTAGTTCTAGCGATTCGTCAGAAGGGGAATTAACGGCTATTCCGAAAGAAGATGCGGAAACGTTACGTTTATTAGTAAAACAAGAAAAGCAAAAAAATAAAAAAGTTGAAGAAATAGCAGAGGGACAAGAAAAACAAGTAGAACTAGAAAAAACGCCAAAGCAAGTATATAAGTTATCAACAAAAGATTTAGTAGTTGCAGCTATGACATCTGGTCGGGTAGCTTTTATTGCCGCTGTTATTGGTGGATTTGTTTTGCAAGTACAAGATAAAATACCAGAACGTTATGTTGAAAAGTTTTACGACGGGGTGTATGAACAAGTTGTACAACTTAGTGTGGTGCTCATTATTGGTCTTGTGTTGTTCGTATTATTTTTGACGTGGATCATTTCGATTATTGGTACGATGATTCGTTTTGGAGGCTTTACTCTTGTCAGAACAAAAGAAGATTTACATATTTCGCGAGGATTGTTAGAAAAGGTGGAAGTGCATGTCCCTATTAGTCGTATCCAAGGTGTATCTGTTTCAGAAAGCTTATTACGACAACCTTTTGGTCTTGCAACAGTGCAGTTGCATTTGGTTAGTGCCGCAGCGGATGATGAAGGTTCGAGTGAACGGGCTTTATTGCCGATTGTAAAAAAGCGTAATGTTCAAGCGTTTTTACGTGATTTTTTACCTGAATACTATGCGGAATATGAATTAGAACGTGTTCCAAAACGTGCATTACCACGAAGTTTATTTCGCCATCTTTTTTATCAAGCCATTGTTTTAGGTTTGATTGCTTATTTCGTTCCGTACGGTGGGTATGGATTGTTGTTATTACTTCCATTAGCCATTCAAGGTTATCTTGCGTACCGCGACCGTGGATATGTGATTGATGGAAAGTATTGCGTTGTGCAACGGCGTTCCTTTGCTCATCGGGAATTATCTATTGTGGAATTAAGAAAAATTCATCGTGTAGAAATGCAACAGACGTATTTTCAAAAACGGAAGCAATTGGCAACTTTTTCTATCTATACACCAGAACATTCTTTTGATGTAGTAGATATGGAAGAAATAGAAGCGCTAAAAATAGAAGATTGGTTTATCCATTCTTATCGAAAAAGGGTTCGCAAAGTATAA
- a CDS encoding PH domain-containing protein encodes MRNEPSEKINPRAIKVWKKTTFISMLISLILPLGLALGVYFLDWKIWIPIVALAIILVYFCLDFFVMIPIRYRRYRYEVNENEIYIQSGIIFITRTVIPMVRVQHVDTEQGPFLRKEGLATVRIATAAGGGEIPALTEEDANDLRDQISVLARVVDEDD; translated from the coding sequence ATGAGAAATGAACCGAGCGAAAAGATTAATCCACGTGCAATCAAAGTATGGAAAAAAACAACTTTTATTAGTATGCTTATTTCTTTGATTCTCCCGCTTGGTCTTGCATTAGGGGTATATTTTTTAGATTGGAAAATATGGATTCCTATCGTAGCACTAGCGATTATTCTTGTCTATTTTTGTCTTGATTTTTTTGTAATGATTCCGATTCGTTATCGACGGTATCGATATGAAGTGAATGAAAATGAAATCTATATTCAGTCCGGCATTATTTTTATTACGAGAACTGTTATTCCGATGGTTCGTGTACAACACGTTGATACCGAACAAGGTCCATTTTTACGAAAAGAAGGGCTAGCAACGGTAAGGATTGCTACTGCAGCAGGTGGTGGGGAGATTCCTGCATTAACAGAGGAAGATGCCAATGACTTGCGCGACCAGATTTCTGTTTTAGCAAGGGTTGTGGATGAAGATGACTGA
- a CDS encoding EamA family transporter, whose protein sequence is MSIGNFFLILLNTIVLVSGQFLFKFGLNGKDISFQSVWSIIRLLFSPYIFSGLFLYALATVLWLFILTRVPLSIAYPIQSIAYILAVFGAYFVFNEPLTFYKILGCIFIMIGVSFIGLAGQQ, encoded by the coding sequence ATGAGTATTGGTAATTTCTTTTTAATACTATTAAATACAATCGTATTAGTATCGGGGCAATTTTTATTTAAATTCGGTTTAAATGGAAAAGATATTTCGTTTCAGTCTGTGTGGTCCATCATCCGATTACTGTTTTCTCCTTATATTTTTAGCGGATTATTTTTATATGCACTTGCAACTGTATTATGGTTATTTATTTTAACGAGAGTTCCGTTAAGTATTGCTTATCCAATTCAAAGTATTGCATATATTTTAGCTGTATTTGGCGCGTACTTTGTTTTTAATGAACCCCTTACTTTTTATAAAATCCTCGGCTGCATCTTTATCATGATTGGTGTTTCTTTTATCGGATTAGCAGGTCAACAATAA
- a CDS encoding DUF2304 domain-containing protein, with product MNSIQVISVAIALLFFFQVIYLTSKHKLQDQQGFFWMMLSLISVVIALFIPWLNRLASLLGISYMPALVFLLAFIVVLNILMYQNTVLSKQQEKLKSLIQEVAFLKKKIEDDRRRERGKQ from the coding sequence ATGAATTCTATTCAAGTGATTTCCGTTGCTATCGCACTGTTGTTTTTCTTTCAAGTGATTTATTTAACGAGTAAGCATAAATTACAAGATCAGCAAGGATTCTTTTGGATGATGCTTAGTCTGATTAGTGTCGTTATTGCTTTATTTATCCCATGGCTTAATCGACTAGCATCTTTATTGGGAATATCTTATATGCCGGCACTTGTTTTTTTACTTGCATTTATCGTAGTATTAAACATTTTAATGTATCAAAATACGGTTTTATCGAAACAACAAGAAAAATTAAAGTCACTCATCCAAGAAGTCGCTTTTTTGAAAAAAAAGATAGAAGATGATAGACGACGTGAAAGAGGGAAACAATGA
- a CDS encoding glycosyltransferase family 2 protein — translation MSNVLIIIPAYNEEEAIANTVQAVIEHTDCDYIVINDGSTDQTEEIVQSNNFSYISLPVNLGIGGAMQTGYKYALKEGYEYAIQLDADGQHDPRDLHVLTDAIQTGDADMVVGSRFVEKSGYKGSAGRRLGIYYFSIMLRVLSNIQIKDPTSGYRIVNRKVIQEFAKHYPVDYPEVEVLADLAKKGFTIKEVKVEMQERQGGVSSITGKKSIYYMVKVTFFCMIRRFFSKR, via the coding sequence ATGAGTAACGTGTTAATTATTATCCCCGCTTATAATGAAGAAGAAGCAATTGCTAATACTGTGCAAGCAGTTATAGAGCATACTGATTGTGATTACATTGTGATTAACGATGGTTCGACAGACCAAACGGAAGAAATAGTACAAAGCAATAATTTTTCCTACATAAGTTTACCAGTTAATTTAGGCATTGGCGGTGCAATGCAAACGGGCTATAAATACGCATTAAAAGAAGGATATGAATATGCGATTCAATTAGATGCAGATGGCCAACATGATCCAAGAGATCTTCACGTTTTAACAGATGCGATTCAAACAGGGGATGCAGATATGGTCGTTGGATCACGATTTGTAGAAAAAAGTGGCTACAAAGGGAGTGCCGGTAGACGGCTAGGTATCTATTATTTTTCTATCATGTTACGCGTATTATCTAATATCCAAATAAAAGACCCAACATCAGGATATCGAATTGTGAATAGAAAAGTGATTCAAGAGTTTGCGAAACACTACCCGGTTGATTATCCAGAAGTAGAAGTGTTAGCGGATTTAGCGAAAAAGGGATTTACCATTAAAGAAGTAAAGGTAGAAATGCAAGAACGACAAGGTGGAGTATCATCCATTACAGGGAAAAAGTCGATTTATTATATGGTAAAGGTCACGTTTTTTTGTATGATTCGTAGATTTTTTTCGAAGAGGTGA